A genomic stretch from Flavobacterium nitratireducens includes:
- a CDS encoding NADH-quinone oxidoreductase subunit B has protein sequence MSNSKINMVAPPEGVVGEGFFATKLNDVVGLARANSLWPLPFATSCCGIEFMATMASHYDLARFGSERVSFSPRQADMLMVMGTISKKMAPILRQVYEQMSEPRWVIAVGACASSGGIFDTYSVLQGIDKVIPVDVYVPGCPPRPEQIVDGVMKLQELVKSESVRRRSSPEYQELLASYNIK, from the coding sequence ATGAGTAATTCAAAAATAAATATGGTTGCCCCTCCAGAAGGTGTTGTAGGTGAAGGATTCTTTGCTACAAAACTTAATGATGTTGTAGGTTTGGCACGTGCCAATTCACTTTGGCCATTACCTTTTGCTACTTCTTGTTGTGGAATTGAATTTATGGCCACTATGGCTTCTCATTACGACTTAGCGCGTTTTGGTTCTGAGCGTGTAAGTTTCTCTCCTCGTCAAGCGGATATGTTGATGGTTATGGGAACTATTTCCAAAAAAATGGCGCCAATCTTGCGCCAAGTTTACGAGCAAATGTCTGAACCAAGATGGGTAATTGCTGTAGGAGCTTGTGCTTCTTCAGGAGGAATATTCGATACTTATTCTGTACTACAAGGAATTGACAAAGTTATCCCTGTGGATGTATATGTTCCAGGTTGCCCACCAAGACCAGAACAAATTGTTGATGGTGTAATGAAATTACAAGAACTTGTAAAATCAGAATCAGTAAGAAGAAGAAGTTCACCTGAGTATCAAGAATTATTAGCTTCTTATAATATCAAATAA
- a CDS encoding 2Fe-2S iron-sulfur cluster-binding protein has product MKVTIDGQSIEVAPGTTILQAARMIGGESVPPAMCYYSKLEKTGGKCRCCLVEVSKGSDADPRPMPKLMASCVTGCMDGMEVNSKNSDRVREARQSVTEFLLINHPLDCPICDQAGECDLQDLSFEHGKSKTRFIEEKRTFEPEDIGPNIQLHMNRCILCQRCVAVADQLTDNRVHGVLDRGDHANISTCISKAIDNEFSGNMIDVCPVGALTDKTFRFKSRVWFNKPYNAHRDCDKCCGKTTVWMFGNEIQRVTGRKDQYHEVEEFICNECRFDHKDPADWVIEGPKKFDKDSVINQNNYTRKMDTVHIATEEGILKGREQDRKKISMTAIPLSKEEQKEFKNGNL; this is encoded by the coding sequence ATGAAAGTAACAATAGACGGTCAAAGCATAGAAGTAGCACCAGGAACTACCATCCTGCAAGCTGCTCGTATGATAGGAGGAGAATCAGTTCCACCTGCAATGTGCTATTATTCTAAACTAGAGAAAACGGGAGGTAAATGCCGTTGTTGTTTAGTGGAAGTGTCAAAAGGTAGTGATGCCGATCCAAGACCAATGCCTAAATTGATGGCCTCTTGTGTAACAGGATGTATGGATGGTATGGAAGTAAATAGCAAAAATTCGGATCGTGTACGTGAAGCACGTCAGTCAGTAACCGAATTTTTATTAATCAACCACCCATTAGATTGTCCTATTTGCGATCAAGCTGGAGAATGTGATTTGCAGGATTTAAGCTTTGAGCACGGAAAATCGAAGACCCGTTTTATTGAAGAAAAAAGAACTTTTGAACCAGAAGATATTGGTCCGAATATTCAATTGCACATGAACCGTTGTATTTTATGTCAACGTTGTGTTGCTGTTGCTGATCAATTAACAGATAATAGAGTTCATGGAGTATTAGACCGTGGTGACCATGCTAATATTTCGACTTGTATTTCTAAGGCAATTGATAATGAATTCTCAGGAAACATGATTGATGTATGCCCAGTTGGAGCATTAACTGATAAAACGTTCCGTTTCAAATCAAGAGTTTGGTTTAACAAGCCTTATAATGCTCACAGAGATTGTGATAAATGTTGTGGAAAAACAACTGTTTGGATGTTTGGTAACGAAATTCAAAGAGTTACAGGTCGTAAAGATCAATACCACGAGGTAGAAGAATTTATTTGTAACGAATGTCGTTTTGACCACAAAGATCCAGCTGACTGGGTAATTGAAGGACCAAAAAAATTCGATAAAGATTCGGTTATTAACCAAAACAATTACACCAGAAAAATGGATACGGTACACATTGCTACTGAAGAAGGAATTTTGAAAGGTAGAGAACAAGACCGTAAAAAAATCAGTATGACGGCAATCCCGTTGAGCAAAGAAGAGCAAAAAGAATTTAAAAATGGTAATCTATAA
- a CDS encoding cold-shock protein has protein sequence MRTGTVKFFNESKGYGFITDEETGKDIFVHASGISAEELREGDRVSYEEEEGRKGKVAAKVAVI, from the coding sequence ATGCGTACAGGTACAGTTAAATTTTTCAATGAATCAAAAGGTTACGGATTCATTACAGACGAAGAAACAGGAAAAGACATTTTTGTTCATGCTTCAGGAATCAGCGCGGAAGAATTACGCGAAGGAGACAGAGTGAGCTACGAAGAAGAAGAAGGAAGAAAAGGAAAGGTTGCTGCTAAAGTTGCAGTAATCTAA
- a CDS encoding NADH-quinone oxidoreductase subunit C — protein MALENTAIQDKLVETFAADVFNFQQERDIFSFEINAKNNTAIILFLKNDPELRFHFLTDLCGIHYPDNPADKQFAVVYHMHNWYENKRIRIKTFLNGENPEIKTVSNIFLTSNWMERETYDFFGINFISHPQLKRILNMDEMISFPMRKEFPMEDGGRTDKDDRFFGRTVDNC, from the coding sequence ATGGCATTAGAAAATACAGCTATCCAAGATAAATTAGTAGAAACATTCGCAGCTGATGTTTTTAATTTCCAACAGGAAAGAGATATTTTTTCGTTTGAAATTAATGCAAAAAACAACACTGCAATCATTTTATTCTTAAAAAACGATCCTGAATTACGTTTTCATTTCCTAACAGATTTATGCGGAATTCATTATCCTGATAACCCAGCTGATAAACAATTTGCCGTTGTTTATCACATGCACAATTGGTACGAAAACAAACGTATTCGAATCAAAACTTTCCTTAACGGAGAAAATCCTGAAATCAAAACCGTTTCTAATATATTCTTGACTTCCAATTGGATGGAAAGAGAAACATACGATTTCTTCGGCATCAACTTTATTAGTCATCCACAATTAAAACGTATTTTGAATATGGATGAAATGATTTCTTTCCCTATGCGTAAAGAATTCCCAATGGAAGATGGTGGAAGAACTGATAAAGACGACCGTTTCTTCGGAAGAACAGTAGACAATTGCTAA
- a CDS encoding NADH-quinone oxidoreductase subunit J, with the protein MIHIPDFANVTTIQIVFCILAFITVITAFLAIFSRNPIHSALYLVICFFTIAGHYLLLNAQFLAIVHIIVYSGAIMILFLFTLMLMNLNKENEVHKPRITRLGAIVSFCLICIVLILVFINSKPIEGEYIATGEDYQSIKVLGNVLLNEYMVPFEFASILLLVAMIGVVLLSKKEKTEK; encoded by the coding sequence ATGATACATATACCTGATTTTGCAAACGTAACTACTATACAAATTGTTTTTTGTATTCTGGCATTTATCACCGTTATTACTGCTTTCTTAGCTATTTTTAGTAGAAATCCTATTCATAGTGCTTTATATTTAGTGATTTGTTTTTTCACTATTGCAGGTCATTATTTACTATTAAACGCTCAGTTTTTGGCTATAGTTCATATTATAGTGTATTCCGGAGCTATTATGATTTTATTCTTATTCACACTGATGTTGATGAATTTGAATAAAGAAAATGAAGTACATAAACCACGTATTACCCGATTAGGAGCTATTGTTTCTTTTTGTTTAATCTGCATTGTTTTGATTTTGGTATTTATCAATTCTAAACCAATTGAAGGAGAATATATTGCTACTGGAGAAGATTACCAATCTATAAAAGTATTAGGAAACGTATTACTGAACGAATATATGGTTCCTTTTGAATTTGCTTCTATCTTGCTTTTAGTAGCAATGATTGGAGTTGTACTATTGTCTAAAAAAGAAAAAACGGAGAAATAA
- a CDS encoding NADH-quinone oxidoreductase subunit D: MSELLLPPEHRYAKIIKERSNEDGSELSILNLGPTHPATHGIFQNILLMDGERILDAEPTIGYIHRAFEKIAENRPFYQITPLTDRMNYCSSPINNMGWWMTLEKLLNIEVPKRAQYLRVIVMELARITDHLICNSILGVDTGAYSGFLYVFQFREKVYEIYEEICGARLTTNMGRIGGFERDWSPRAFELLNTFLEEFPVAWKEFENLFERNRIFIDRTVNVGAISAEKAMAYGFTGPNLRAAGVDYDVRVAQPYSSYEDFDFKVPVGKSGDTYDRFCVRNAEVWESLSIIRQALDKMPAGNEYHAEVPDYYLPPKEDVYHNMESLIYHFKIVMGEVPVPVAEIYHPVEGGNGEIGFYLVTDGSRTPYRLHFRRPCFIYYQAYPEMIKGALLSDAIVILSSLNVIAGELDA; the protein is encoded by the coding sequence ATGTCAGAACTATTATTACCACCAGAGCATCGCTATGCTAAAATAATAAAAGAGCGATCAAATGAAGACGGAAGCGAGCTTTCTATCTTGAATTTAGGTCCTACTCACCCAGCTACACACGGAATTTTCCAAAATATTCTGTTGATGGATGGAGAACGAATTCTGGATGCAGAACCTACTATTGGTTATATCCATCGTGCTTTTGAAAAAATTGCCGAAAATCGTCCTTTCTATCAAATCACCCCTCTTACAGACCGTATGAACTATTGCTCCTCTCCTATTAATAATATGGGATGGTGGATGACCTTAGAAAAATTACTAAATATCGAAGTTCCAAAACGAGCTCAATATTTAAGAGTAATTGTAATGGAATTAGCTAGAATTACCGATCACTTAATTTGTAACTCGATTTTAGGTGTAGATACAGGAGCTTATTCTGGTTTCCTATATGTTTTCCAATTTAGAGAAAAAGTATATGAAATTTACGAGGAAATCTGTGGAGCTCGTTTAACAACAAACATGGGTAGAATTGGTGGTTTTGAGAGAGACTGGTCACCAAGAGCTTTTGAATTACTAAACACGTTTTTAGAAGAATTCCCGGTTGCTTGGAAAGAATTTGAAAACTTATTTGAAAGAAACCGAATTTTTATTGACAGAACTGTAAACGTTGGAGCTATTTCGGCTGAAAAAGCCATGGCTTACGGATTTACAGGTCCAAATTTACGAGCTGCTGGTGTGGATTATGATGTTCGTGTTGCACAACCATATAGTTCTTACGAGGATTTTGACTTTAAAGTCCCAGTAGGAAAATCAGGAGATACCTACGACCGTTTTTGTGTGCGTAATGCCGAAGTTTGGGAAAGTTTAAGCATCATTCGTCAGGCGTTAGATAAAATGCCAGCTGGAAACGAATACCATGCCGAAGTTCCTGATTACTATTTACCTCCAAAAGAGGATGTTTACCACAACATGGAATCCTTAATCTATCATTTCAAAATTGTAATGGGAGAAGTTCCTGTTCCAGTTGCCGAAATCTATCACCCAGTAGAAGGAGGAAATGGAGAAATTGGTTTCTATTTAGTAACTGACGGTAGTCGTACTCCATACAGACTTCACTTTAGAAGACCTTGTTTTATTTACTACCAAGCTTATCCTGAAATGATAAAAGGCGCATTATTATCAGATGCCATTGTTATTTTATCCAGTTTAAATGTAATTGCTGGAGAATTAGACGCATAA
- the nuoH gene encoding NADH-quinone oxidoreductase subunit NuoH — protein sequence MDSTIIIEKSVIILAVFAITMVMAMYSTLAERKIAAWLQDRIGPNRAGKGGLLQPLADGMKLFAKEEFEPNTPNKFLFYVGPAIAMSTALMTSAVIPWGDHFHLFGRDIILQASDIDNAMLYIFAILSIGVYGIMIGGWASNNKFSLMGAVRAGSQMVSYEIAMGLSIIALLMMTGTLSLREISLQQEGLKWNVFYQPLSFLIFLICSFAETNRTPFDLAECESELIGGYHTEYSSMKMGFYLFAEYASMFISSTILAVLFFGGYNYPGMSWAVENWGVNIANVIGIGVLFAKICFFIFFYMWVRWTIPRFRYDQLMHLGWRILIPLSILNIMITGIVILRHELLAFLGF from the coding sequence ATGGACAGTACAATTATTATAGAAAAAAGTGTGATCATTCTGGCTGTCTTTGCCATTACGATGGTTATGGCCATGTATTCTACACTTGCTGAACGTAAAATTGCAGCCTGGTTGCAAGACCGTATAGGACCGAACAGAGCAGGAAAAGGAGGTTTATTACAACCATTAGCAGATGGAATGAAATTATTTGCGAAAGAGGAATTTGAACCAAACACTCCTAATAAATTCTTATTTTATGTTGGTCCAGCGATTGCTATGAGTACAGCATTGATGACAAGTGCTGTAATCCCTTGGGGAGATCATTTTCATTTATTTGGAAGAGATATCATTTTACAGGCTTCGGATATCGATAATGCTATGTTGTACATTTTTGCCATTCTTTCTATTGGTGTTTATGGCATCATGATAGGTGGATGGGCATCTAACAACAAATTCTCTTTAATGGGTGCTGTTCGTGCTGGATCTCAAATGGTTTCCTATGAAATTGCTATGGGATTATCTATAATTGCATTGTTGATGATGACAGGAACCTTGAGTTTAAGAGAAATAAGTTTGCAACAAGAAGGTTTAAAATGGAATGTGTTTTACCAACCGCTCTCGTTCTTAATCTTTTTAATTTGTTCATTTGCTGAAACGAACAGAACTCCTTTTGATTTAGCAGAATGTGAAAGTGAATTAATTGGTGGTTATCACACTGAATACTCTTCGATGAAAATGGGATTCTATTTATTTGCTGAATATGCAAGTATGTTTATCTCTTCTACCATCTTGGCTGTATTATTCTTTGGTGGTTACAATTATCCAGGAATGAGTTGGGCTGTAGAAAACTGGGGTGTAAATATTGCTAACGTTATTGGAATTGGAGTTTTATTTGCTAAAATATGTTTCTTCATTTTCTTTTATATGTGGGTAAGATGGACTATCCCAAGATTTAGATACGATCAATTGATGCATTTAGGATGGAGAATTTTAATTCCACTTTCGATTTTAAACATCATGATTACGGGAATTGTAATTTTAAGACATGAATTACTAGCATTCTTAGGATTTTAA
- the nuoF gene encoding NADH-quinone oxidoreductase subunit NuoF, producing the protein MSRKILLDKINVPGIKTYEVYRQHGGYASVEKAMKTMTPDDVVEEVKKSGLRGRGGAGFPAGMKWSFIDKKSGKPRHLVCNADESEPGTFKDRYLMEFIPHLLIEGMITSSYALGANRSYIYIRGEYMWVFKILERAIAEAKAAGWLGKNILGTGYDLELHVHCGAGAYICGEETALIESLEGKRGNPRIKPPFPAVSGLWANPTVVNNVETIAAVPWIVNNSGDDYAKIGIGRSTGTKLISASGNIKNPGVYEIELGLSVDEFMNSDEYLGGMSSSRPLKALVPGGSSVPILPADLIFKTANGEDRLMTYESLSDGGFATGSMLGSGGFIVYDDTACIVRNTWNFSRFYHHESCGQCTPCREGTGWLEKVLWRIENGQGREEDIELLWSIQSKIEGNTICPLGDAASWPVAAAIRHFREEFEYHIRFPERIKNRDHFVAEPFEKVRHLVAKQTV; encoded by the coding sequence ATGTCAAGAAAAATATTATTAGACAAAATCAACGTTCCAGGGATTAAAACCTATGAAGTTTACCGTCAACACGGCGGTTATGCTTCTGTTGAAAAAGCCATGAAAACAATGACTCCTGACGATGTCGTTGAGGAAGTAAAAAAATCAGGGCTTAGAGGTCGTGGTGGTGCAGGTTTCCCAGCTGGAATGAAATGGAGTTTTATTGACAAAAAATCAGGAAAACCAAGACACTTGGTTTGTAATGCCGATGAGTCTGAACCGGGTACATTCAAAGATAGGTATTTGATGGAATTTATTCCTCACTTATTAATCGAAGGTATGATTACTTCCAGTTATGCCTTGGGCGCTAACCGCTCGTACATCTACATCCGTGGAGAATACATGTGGGTTTTTAAAATATTAGAAAGAGCGATTGCTGAGGCTAAAGCTGCAGGATGGTTAGGGAAAAATATTTTAGGAACAGGTTACGACTTAGAATTACACGTTCACTGTGGTGCAGGTGCTTACATTTGTGGAGAAGAAACCGCTTTAATCGAATCATTAGAAGGAAAAAGAGGAAATCCACGTATCAAACCACCATTCCCAGCCGTTTCAGGACTTTGGGCGAACCCAACAGTAGTAAACAACGTAGAAACTATAGCAGCAGTGCCATGGATTGTAAATAATTCAGGTGATGATTATGCAAAAATTGGAATCGGAAGATCAACAGGAACTAAATTAATTTCGGCATCTGGAAACATTAAAAATCCAGGGGTTTACGAAATAGAATTGGGTTTAAGTGTAGATGAATTCATGAATTCTGATGAATATTTAGGAGGAATGAGTTCAAGTCGTCCTCTAAAAGCATTAGTACCTGGAGGTTCATCTGTGCCAATTTTACCAGCTGATTTGATTTTTAAAACAGCAAATGGTGAAGATCGTTTAATGACTTACGAATCCTTAAGTGATGGTGGATTTGCAACGGGTTCGATGTTAGGTTCAGGAGGATTTATCGTGTACGATGATACGGCTTGTATTGTACGTAACACTTGGAATTTCTCACGTTTCTACCACCACGAATCATGTGGGCAATGTACTCCATGTCGAGAAGGAACAGGATGGTTAGAAAAAGTTTTATGGCGTATTGAAAATGGTCAGGGTCGTGAAGAAGACATCGAATTATTGTGGAGTATTCAAAGTAAAATTGAAGGAAACACGATCTGTCCATTAGGAGATGCCGCATCGTGGCCGGTAGCTGCAGCTATTCGTCATTTTAGAGAAGAATTTGAATATCATATTCGTTTCCCAGAAAGAATCAAAAACAGAGATCACTTTGTTGCTGAGCCTTTTGAGAAAGTAAGACATTTGGTAGCAAAACAAACAGTATAA
- a CDS encoding NADH-quinone oxidoreductase subunit A, translated as MQSEQFNYLPILMQALLAIGFVVGTILISGKLGPRRKSASKDKNFECGIESVGNARIPFSVKYFLVAILFVLFDVEVIFLYPWAINFKELGIEGMLKMIVFMALLLVGFFYIIKKKALEWD; from the coding sequence ATGCAATCAGAACAATTTAACTACCTACCAATTCTCATGCAAGCCTTACTTGCAATAGGTTTCGTAGTAGGTACCATCCTAATTTCAGGTAAGCTAGGACCTAGAAGAAAATCGGCTTCAAAAGATAAAAACTTCGAATGTGGAATTGAATCTGTGGGAAATGCCCGTATTCCATTTTCTGTAAAATATTTCTTGGTTGCTATTTTATTCGTTTTGTTTGATGTCGAGGTAATATTTCTATATCCTTGGGCCATTAACTTCAAAGAATTAGGAATCGAAGGAATGCTAAAAATGATTGTTTTCATGGCTTTACTTTTGGTTGGATTTTTCTATATCATCAAAAAGAAAGCTTTAGAATGGGACTAA
- the nuoK gene encoding NADH-quinone oxidoreductase subunit NuoK → MTNILNEIGIENYIFLSVILFCIGVFGVLYRRNAIIVFMSIEIMLNAVNLLFVAFSTYHQDAQGQVFVFFSMAVAAAEVAVGLAILVSIFRNLGSIDINNLKNLKG, encoded by the coding sequence ATGACTAATATTTTAAATGAAATAGGCATTGAGAATTATATCTTCCTTTCTGTAATACTGTTTTGTATTGGAGTTTTTGGAGTGTTATACAGACGAAATGCTATCATCGTATTTATGTCGATAGAAATTATGTTGAATGCAGTAAACTTATTGTTTGTGGCATTTTCAACCTATCATCAGGATGCACAAGGACAGGTTTTTGTGTTTTTCTCTATGGCAGTAGCAGCAGCCGAAGTAGCAGTAGGTTTAGCTATTTTAGTATCGATTTTTAGAAATTTAGGTTCGATTGATATTAATAATTTAAAAAACTTAAAAGGATAA
- a CDS encoding NuoI/complex I 23 kDa subunit family protein translates to MSIETISLSGRKKQVSNKEMTFLERLYLVAIVKGLIITLKHLFSKKVTIMYPEQVRTMSPVYRGQHMLKRDEQGRENCTACGLCALSCPAEAITMKAAERKADEKHLYREEKYAEIYEINMLRCIFCGLCEEACPKDAIYLTTSKVLVPSSYEREDFIFGKDRLVMPLEMAIKNTNQLAAGGLKNAN, encoded by the coding sequence ATGTCAATAGAAACCATATCCTTATCGGGAAGAAAAAAGCAAGTCTCTAACAAAGAGATGACTTTTTTAGAGCGTTTATATCTTGTTGCGATTGTAAAAGGATTAATTATTACCCTAAAACACTTGTTTTCTAAGAAGGTTACTATTATGTATCCGGAACAAGTACGTACGATGAGTCCCGTATATCGCGGACAACACATGTTGAAACGTGACGAACAAGGAAGAGAAAACTGTACCGCTTGCGGTTTATGTGCTTTGTCTTGTCCTGCGGAAGCCATTACCATGAAGGCGGCAGAGCGTAAAGCGGATGAGAAACATTTGTATCGTGAAGAGAAATATGCAGAGATATACGAAATTAATATGTTACGCTGTATTTTTTGCGGACTTTGTGAAGAGGCGTGTCCTAAAGACGCAATTTACTTAACGACTTCAAAAGTATTAGTTCCTTCCAGTTATGAAAGAGAGGATTTTATTTTTGGAAAAGATAGATTAGTGATGCCTTTAGAAATGGCTATAAAGAATACTAACCAGCTTGCAGCGGGCGGGCTTAAAAACGCTAACTAA
- the nuoE gene encoding complex I 24 kDa subunit family protein, translating to MERTHHKQEINMTEALMARINELISHYPEDKKKSALLPVLHEVQDAHDNWLSVELMDKVAEILEILPIEVYEVATFYTMFNLKPIGKYMFEFCQTSCCCLNGVEDLMDYTCEKLGVGIGETTPDGLFEVRGVECLGACGYAPMMQLGDFYKEHLTKEKIDQLIADCRDNKIILHDK from the coding sequence ATGGAACGTACACATCACAAACAAGAAATAAATATGACTGAAGCATTGATGGCTCGCATCAATGAATTAATAAGTCATTACCCTGAAGACAAAAAGAAATCGGCTTTACTGCCCGTTTTACACGAAGTTCAGGATGCTCATGACAACTGGTTAAGCGTTGAGCTAATGGATAAAGTTGCCGAAATTCTTGAAATTTTACCTATCGAAGTTTACGAAGTAGCTACTTTCTACACCATGTTTAACCTAAAACCTATTGGGAAATACATGTTTGAGTTTTGTCAAACTTCTTGCTGCTGTCTAAACGGAGTTGAAGATTTAATGGATTATACCTGCGAAAAATTAGGTGTAGGCATCGGTGAAACGACTCCAGACGGTCTTTTCGAAGTAAGAGGGGTAGAATGTTTAGGTGCATGCGGATATGCTCCTATGATGCAATTAGGTGATTTTTACAAAGAGCATTTAACGAAAGAAAAAATCGATCAGTTAATTGCTGATTGCCGAGATAATAAAATAATATTACACGATAAATAA
- the nuoL gene encoding NADH-quinone oxidoreductase subunit L gives MNTNLALLLLLAPLLGFLFNIFFGKNIGKTASGVVGTLTVVLSFALTLCFFSKINIDQQPIHIQLFDWIQISNFRVDFGFLLDQLSVLWLLFVTGIGSLIHLYSISYMHDDENMHKFFAYLNLFIFFMITLVVGSNLLVLFIGWEGVGLCSYLLIGFWHKNQDYNDAAKKAFIMNRIGDLGLLIGIFIIGAMFSTLDYTTLKTAIVSSSNVDLSLISLAAFALFIGACGKSAQIPLYTWLPDAMAGPTPVSALIHAATMVTAGIFMITRLNYVFDLAPEVQNFIAIIGAVTSLVAATIALVQTDIKKVLAYSTVSQLGLMFLALGFGAYEIAVFHVITHAFFKACLFLGSGSVIHALHGEQDMRNMGGLKKVMGITFITFLLSTLAISGIPPFSGFFSKDEILMTAFEHNTVLWVIASLASLMTAFYMFRLLYLTFYTDFRGTEHQKSHLHESPALITFPLIVLAILATIGGAISLPTNSWLNGYLAPLFSKEAHEAHHFGTQEYALMAVAVAGGLIGIIIAFVKYIKQRQVPAEDSEITGLDKVLYNKYYIDEIYDVIFVNSINGLSKFFRDYVETTLSALVFGLGKVTNEISYQGRKLQTGSIGFYLFVFVLGLCSIVTYLFLAQ, from the coding sequence ATGAATACGAATTTAGCTTTACTCTTATTATTAGCTCCTCTTTTAGGATTTTTATTTAATATTTTCTTTGGAAAAAATATTGGCAAAACAGCTTCAGGTGTAGTGGGAACATTAACTGTTGTCTTATCATTTGCGCTTACACTTTGTTTCTTTTCAAAAATAAATATTGACCAGCAGCCGATACATATTCAATTATTCGATTGGATTCAAATTAGTAATTTCAGAGTTGATTTTGGTTTTCTTTTAGATCAATTATCAGTTTTATGGTTGCTTTTTGTAACTGGAATTGGTTCGTTGATTCACTTGTATTCTATCAGCTACATGCATGATGATGAAAATATGCATAAGTTTTTTGCTTACTTGAATTTATTCATCTTCTTCATGATTACCTTAGTTGTTGGAAGCAACTTATTAGTACTATTCATTGGTTGGGAAGGTGTAGGACTTTGTTCTTACTTACTTATCGGGTTTTGGCATAAAAACCAAGATTATAATGATGCGGCAAAGAAAGCTTTCATCATGAACAGAATTGGGGATTTAGGATTACTAATTGGTATTTTTATCATTGGTGCTATGTTCTCAACTTTAGATTATACTACTTTAAAAACAGCCATTGTTTCATCTAGCAATGTAGATTTATCCCTAATATCATTAGCTGCTTTTGCTTTGTTCATTGGAGCATGTGGTAAATCGGCTCAAATTCCATTGTACACTTGGTTACCTGATGCGATGGCAGGACCAACACCGGTTTCGGCTTTAATCCACGCGGCTACGATGGTAACTGCAGGTATCTTTATGATTACCCGATTGAATTATGTTTTTGATTTAGCTCCAGAAGTACAAAACTTCATTGCCATCATTGGTGCTGTAACGTCTTTAGTTGCTGCAACTATTGCTTTGGTACAGACAGACATCAAAAAAGTACTAGCCTATTCTACAGTATCACAATTGGGATTAATGTTCTTAGCTTTAGGATTTGGAGCATACGAAATTGCCGTTTTCCACGTAATTACTCATGCTTTCTTTAAAGCTTGTTTGTTCTTGGGTTCAGGTTCGGTAATTCATGCTTTACATGGAGAACAAGACATGCGTAACATGGGAGGATTGAAAAAAGTTATGGGAATTACCTTTATCACTTTCTTACTTTCAACATTAGCCATTTCAGGCATTCCTCCTTTTTCAGGATTTTTCTCGAAAGATGAAATATTAATGACTGCTTTTGAACATAACACGGTTCTTTGGGTAATCGCTTCTTTAGCATCATTGATGACCGCTTTCTATATGTTCCGTTTATTGTACTTAACTTTCTATACTGATTTTAGAGGAACTGAACATCAAAAAAGTCACTTACACGAAAGTCCGGCTTTAATTACTTTCCCATTGATTGTATTAGCTATTTTAGCGACTATTGGGGGTGCAATAAGCTTACCAACTAATAGCTGGTTAAATGGTTATTTAGCACCTTTATTTTCAAAAGAAGCGCATGAAGCACATCATTTTGGAACACAAGAATATGCACTAATGGCAGTAGCAGTAGCAGGGGGATTAATTGGAATTATCATTGCTTTTGTAAAATACATTAAACAAAGACAAGTTCCAGCTGAGGATTCAGAAATTACAGGTTTAGATAAAGTGCTTTACAACAAATATTACATTGATGAAATTTACGATGTGATCTTTGTAAACTCTATAAATGGCTTGTCAAAATTCTTTAGAGATTATGTAGAAACAACATTATCTGCTTTGGTATTTGGATTAGGAAAAGTAACCAACGAAATAAGTTATCAAGGAAGAAAATTACAAACAGGAAGTATTGGATTTTACTTGTTCGTATTTGTATTAGGTCTTTGCAGTATAGTAACTTATTTATTTTTAGCTCAATAA